TTCATGAAAAGCTTTTCCTTGATCCACACGGGCATGGAGGACAAAAAACTTGTGAGGCCCTTGGGCGCGTAGGCGTGGTATGTCTCCAGCAGCCGCTCGAACTTGAGATACGGCTTGTCGTAGAAGGCTACCGCCCTGAGGTCGCCAGGGGTCAATCCGGCCTCGTTCAGCACGTACTTCACTGCATGACGCGGAAAACTCTGGTCGTGCTTCTTGCGTGTGAAGCGCTCCTCGTGCGCGGCGGCGATGATCTCGCCGTCCAGCAGCAGGGCCGCTGCCGAGTCGTGGTAGAAAGCTGATATGCCCAGAATGGCGTCGGCCATCGCGAACCCCTAGAATATGGTGTAGATGAACGGCGCCACGGCCGAGCCGGACGTGAGCACGATGAGCACGCCGAACAAGAGCAGCACCAGAATGAGCGGCAGGAGCCAGAATTTCTTGCGCTCCTTCATGAACTGCCACAGGTCTTTGATGAAATCCATTTCGCTATACTCCTTGTGGAAATCGGGGCTCCGACACGAACACCGGCAT
Above is a genomic segment from Oceanidesulfovibrio indonesiensis containing:
- a CDS encoding DUF5989 family protein, with protein sequence MDFIKDLWQFMKERKKFWLLPLILVLLLFGVLIVLTSGSAVAPFIYTIF